The following are from one region of the Methanobacterium sp. genome:
- a CDS encoding glycosyltransferase family 2 protein, whose amino-acid sequence MKIITIIPAYNEEKTIAKVVEAVKYYSDVVVVDDGSTDQTSTLAANAGAYILNHSENMGKGAALKTGLNYAINCDYSKIVLLDGDGQHDPQYIPRLLEGINGADMIIGSRFLGVNPQNMPLQRKFSNGITTRLIRFVTGYPITDSQCGFRAISKRAAPFFVDISYNDYVYESEVLCKASKNKLKVDEMPIKCVYGDEKSYVHFRHVIHYVMFTFRLLLCKLLGRI is encoded by the coding sequence ATGAAAATCATAACGATTATTCCTGCTTATAACGAAGAAAAAACCATTGCTAAAGTGGTAGAAGCTGTTAAATATTACTCTGATGTAGTAGTGGTTGATGATGGATCCACAGATCAAACATCAACACTGGCGGCAAATGCCGGAGCATATATACTTAATCATTCCGAAAACATGGGTAAAGGTGCTGCATTAAAAACCGGCTTAAACTATGCTATTAACTGCGATTATAGTAAGATAGTTCTCTTGGATGGTGATGGACAGCATGACCCCCAATATATACCTCGATTATTGGAGGGAATAAACGGTGCTGATATGATCATAGGCTCTCGTTTCCTTGGAGTCAACCCCCAAAACATGCCATTGCAAAGAAAGTTTTCCAATGGAATAACCACCAGACTTATAAGGTTCGTGACTGGTTACCCCATTACTGATAGCCAATGCGGATTTCGAGCAATTTCTAAAAGAGCAGCACCATTTTTCGTAGACATATCATATAATGACTATGTTTATGAATCAGAAGTCCTTTGTAAAGCCTCAAAAAACAAACTTAAAGTAGATGAGATGCCGATCAAGTGTGTTTATGGAGATGAAAAATCATACGTCCATTTCAGACATGTTATTCACTATGTAATGTTCACTTTTCGCCTGTTACTTTGTAAATTATTAGGGAGGATCTGA
- the glmM gene encoding phosphoglucosamine mutase has translation MKKLFGTFGVRRIANKELTPEFASKLAAAYGSLVKGWVAVGGDPRTSTPLIKHSVIAGLLSSGCNVVDMGIIPTPTVQYAVRNYYDGGVIITASHNPPHYNGIKFVDQDGIGIAEDMELEIEDMFFNDNPNRVSYDEIKEVITNEGLVDEYNEEVVQRVDHDAIAKAKLKVVVDCGSGAACFTTPYVLRKLGCDVITLNCQPDGFFPGRNPEPTEDNLQELIETVKATNADLGIAHDGDADRTICIDEKGNFVMGDKTFALVEKQLLQENQGGLIVTTVATSSAIYDIAEEYGGTVTATRVGDLLVARELKNRDGLFGGEENGGLIFPDFVYGRDAALSTAKIVEILALTSKPLSQLVAELPAYQSVKMKVECPDDRKQEVMDKISQDTQQYKVDTTDGVKIFRDEGWLIIRPSGTEPIFRCFAESKNVDDAKKMAEWGISLVKKHLKNK, from the coding sequence ATGAAAAAATTATTCGGAACCTTTGGGGTTAGGAGAATAGCAAATAAAGAATTAACGCCGGAATTTGCATCAAAATTAGCTGCAGCATACGGGTCACTTGTTAAAGGATGGGTGGCAGTTGGCGGAGATCCTAGAACATCTACTCCTCTCATAAAACACTCAGTAATAGCCGGACTGCTTTCTTCAGGATGTAATGTGGTTGATATGGGAATTATACCCACACCAACGGTTCAATACGCTGTTCGAAACTATTATGATGGGGGGGTAATTATAACAGCTTCCCATAACCCTCCACATTATAATGGGATCAAATTCGTTGACCAAGATGGGATTGGTATAGCTGAAGATATGGAACTAGAAATTGAGGACATGTTCTTCAATGACAATCCTAACAGGGTATCTTATGATGAAATCAAAGAAGTTATCACTAATGAGGGTTTGGTTGATGAATACAATGAGGAAGTAGTACAACGGGTGGATCATGATGCCATTGCAAAGGCTAAATTGAAGGTTGTTGTGGATTGTGGTAGTGGAGCAGCATGTTTCACCACTCCTTACGTTCTTCGTAAGTTAGGGTGTGATGTGATCACCTTAAACTGTCAACCTGATGGATTTTTCCCTGGAAGAAATCCAGAACCAACTGAAGACAACCTTCAAGAGCTCATAGAAACTGTAAAAGCTACAAATGCTGATTTAGGCATTGCTCATGATGGGGATGCTGATCGTACTATATGCATAGATGAAAAAGGAAATTTTGTAATGGGTGATAAGACTTTTGCCCTCGTAGAGAAGCAATTACTTCAAGAAAATCAGGGAGGACTTATTGTAACTACTGTTGCCACATCATCGGCTATTTATGACATTGCTGAGGAGTATGGTGGAACTGTGACTGCAACCAGGGTTGGAGATTTGTTGGTGGCCAGAGAACTTAAAAATAGGGATGGTTTGTTTGGGGGAGAAGAAAATGGTGGATTAATATTTCCGGATTTTGTTTATGGTAGGGATGCAGCTCTTTCTACTGCTAAAATCGTGGAAATATTGGCATTAACATCAAAACCACTGTCTCAACTGGTGGCAGAACTTCCTGCCTACCAATCTGTGAAGATGAAGGTGGAATGCCCTGATGACCGGAAACAAGAGGTCATGGATAAAATCTCTCAAGACACTCAACAATACAAGGTTGATACCACAGATGGGGTTAAAATTTTCCGAGATGAAGGATGGCTCATTATCCGTCCTTCGGGAACAGAACCCATCTTCAGATGTTTTGCAGAGTCTAAAAATGTGGATGATGCTAAAAAAATGGCAGAATGGGGAATATCTCTTGTTAAAAAGCATTTAAAAAATAAATAA
- a CDS encoding exodeoxyribonuclease VII large subunit, producing MEDQKIFKLALFTTIFGLVGVIFAANYITPQEVKIKDMNRGMLDKEVSVEGLVTDVSKSRSGGTYFLELMDGTGKIKLIIFESEAFEIQKTGINIKNFNNRRIRVMGRVTEYHGSLEVILKDSSSLKIIA from the coding sequence ATGGAAGATCAAAAGATATTTAAATTGGCTTTATTCACTACTATTTTCGGATTAGTAGGGGTGATATTTGCTGCGAATTACATAACACCTCAAGAAGTTAAAATCAAAGACATGAACCGGGGTATGCTTGATAAAGAGGTATCAGTTGAAGGGTTAGTAACAGATGTTAGCAAGTCTCGGAGTGGTGGAACATATTTTTTGGAGTTAATGGATGGCACTGGTAAAATAAAGCTTATTATTTTTGAAAGTGAGGCATTTGAAATCCAAAAAACTGGTATTAACATCAAAAACTTTAATAATAGGCGCATAAGGGTGATGGGACGAGTAACTGAATATCACGGTAGTTTGGAAGTAATTTTAAAAGATTCAAGTTCGCTGAAAATTATTGCATAA
- a CDS encoding flippase-like domain-containing protein yields the protein MKRYYVFLVSILLLALLIIWIGPHQMWDVIINANIWLILLAVSIHLFVVWIRSLRWGYIIKQPWEFKKNFIVKTIGLFAGNFTPMRTGGEVLSAVAGKKINQITLSEGLSAGLTERFFDSIIVAVLLITCAFLIPKVKLIAILGGLVSLGLLLLIYLINWREDTSLWIYNRVHYIFRFLPLSEELVENFYHKFTVGLKSIVEYTRLFSSLKNLLIVLLLTTGSWIFECVRLYVVFMAFDVKISFLAIIIIFLLANIIGILSILPGGIGSIELSLTGLFMLFGVPSALGGSIAMVDRLASFWIITALGIIFSAYYARDILYEIKNYTIGLKSSEK from the coding sequence TTGAAAAGATATTATGTTTTTTTGGTCAGTATCCTACTTCTAGCTCTTTTGATAATCTGGATAGGCCCACATCAAATGTGGGATGTGATAATAAATGCAAATATATGGTTGATACTATTGGCAGTATCCATACACCTATTTGTAGTGTGGATACGCTCTTTAAGATGGGGTTATATTATCAAACAACCGTGGGAGTTCAAGAAAAACTTTATAGTGAAGACAATTGGACTATTTGCCGGTAATTTCACTCCCATGCGCACCGGAGGCGAAGTTTTGAGCGCAGTGGCCGGCAAAAAAATCAACCAAATAACCCTTTCTGAGGGTTTATCTGCAGGCCTTACTGAAAGATTCTTTGACAGCATTATAGTAGCAGTTTTATTAATAACATGCGCTTTTTTAATTCCTAAAGTTAAATTAATAGCTATTTTAGGAGGTTTAGTGTCATTAGGCCTTTTATTATTAATATATCTTATTAACTGGAGAGAAGACACTAGTTTATGGATTTACAATCGGGTTCACTATATTTTTAGATTTTTACCCCTTTCTGAAGAATTGGTGGAAAACTTTTATCATAAATTCACCGTTGGATTGAAAAGCATAGTAGAATACACCAGATTATTCAGTAGCTTAAAAAATCTGTTAATAGTTTTGCTTCTAACCACAGGATCATGGATTTTTGAATGTGTGCGCCTTTACGTGGTATTCATGGCATTTGATGTTAAAATTAGCTTTTTGGCCATTATAATAATTTTCTTACTGGCCAATATAATTGGAATATTGTCTATTCTTCCTGGAGGTATTGGTTCCATTGAATTATCCCTCACTGGACTTTTCATGCTCTTTGGAGTTCCAAGCGCATTGGGAGGAAGTATAGCGATGGTAGATCGATTAGCCTCATTCTGGATTATAACTGCCTTAGGAATAATATTCTCTGCTTATTACGCTCGTGACATATTGTATGAGATAAAAAATTATACTATTGGACTTAAATCATCTGAAAAATAG
- the afpA gene encoding archaeoflavoprotein AfpA, with protein MKKKRKVAWGITGSGEKLVETVEIMQQMRDEYHKQFDIRVFISRAGDQVLKYYNLSTTLETKFDKTWTEINSNAPFLAGQIQMGRYEFLLIAPATSNTVAKISLRIADTLLSNAAIMGQKTRTPLFIMPTDFREGIVTTKLPNGKFLELNITREDAEHVEKISEMENTTAFESPEDIPNIFEKYASND; from the coding sequence ATGAAGAAAAAAAGAAAAGTTGCTTGGGGGATTACTGGAAGTGGTGAAAAACTGGTTGAAACCGTGGAAATCATGCAACAGATGCGGGATGAATACCATAAGCAATTTGATATTAGAGTTTTTATTTCAAGAGCTGGAGATCAAGTTTTAAAGTATTATAACCTTTCCACCACGCTTGAAACAAAATTTGATAAGACATGGACTGAAATAAATTCAAATGCTCCTTTTTTGGCCGGTCAAATTCAGATGGGAAGATATGAATTTTTGCTAATTGCGCCAGCAACATCCAACACGGTGGCTAAGATATCGTTGCGAATAGCAGACACTCTTCTTTCTAATGCTGCTATAATGGGCCAGAAAACTAGAACACCATTATTCATAATGCCCACGGACTTTAGAGAGGGCATAGTTACTACAAAACTACCTAATGGAAAATTTTTGGAGTTGAATATTACTAGGGAGGATGCGGAACACGTGGAAAAAATATCTGAAATGGAAAACACTACTGCATTTGAATCTCCTGAGGATATCCCTAATATATTTGAGAAATATGCCAGTAATGATTAA
- a CDS encoding helix-turn-helix domain-containing protein: MKEKMKEIGLRIKELRELSDISIQDMANYLEISLETYQEYEDGQKDIPASILFEIAQKMQVDMGLLLTGEETRMHIFSVTRKGKGVEVGRRKQYQYENLAEKFIHKKAEPFIVTVEPKSDGNKPSTNTHPGQEFNYILEGTLKIYIHDNEIILHEGDSIFFDSSYEHAMEALENKTARFLAIVM, encoded by the coding sequence ATGAAAGAGAAAATGAAGGAAATAGGACTTCGGATAAAGGAGTTACGAGAGCTTTCTGACATCAGTATTCAGGATATGGCAAATTACCTTGAAATATCCCTGGAAACCTACCAAGAGTATGAAGATGGACAAAAAGATATCCCTGCCAGTATTCTATTTGAAATAGCCCAAAAAATGCAAGTGGATATGGGGCTCCTTTTAACCGGAGAGGAAACTAGAATGCACATATTTAGTGTTACTAGAAAAGGCAAAGGAGTAGAAGTTGGTCGTAGAAAACAGTATCAATATGAAAATCTTGCTGAAAAATTCATACATAAAAAAGCAGAACCTTTTATTGTTACTGTAGAACCTAAAAGTGATGGGAATAAACCTTCAACCAACACACACCCTGGACAGGAATTTAACTATATTTTGGAAGGAACTCTGAAAATTTACATTCATGATAATGAAATTATTCTCCATGAAGGAGATTCAATCTTTTTTGATTCATCATATGAACATGCCATGGAAGCTTTAGAGAATAAAACTGCCCGATTCCTGGCTATAGTAATGTAA